The proteins below are encoded in one region of Brassica napus cultivar Da-Ae chromosome A6, Da-Ae, whole genome shotgun sequence:
- the LOC106401020 gene encoding uncharacterized protein LOC106401020 isoform X1, whose product MGINVRWFHRLYKLNNPLLVSRALLFSESNHHLSFSPQLQEIWQRTKAFKIIAGTFGVMSVRLEREQGKLVVEGEQVEIAVLAQTLTKKVGRTEIVHVSEY is encoded by the exons ATGGGCATTAATGTCCGTTGGTTTCATCGTCTTTATAAGCTAAACAACCCTTTGCTTGTCTCAAGAGCCCTTCTTTTCTCAGAAAGCAATCACCATTTAAGTTTCTCTCCACAGCTACAAGAGATATGGCAAAG GACCAAAGCATTCAAGATCATAGCAGGAACATTTg GAGTTATGTCGGTGCGGTTGGAGAGAGAACAAGGGAAGCTTGTGGTGGAAGGAGAGCAAGTGGAGATAGCTGTGCTTGCCCAAACTCTGACGAAGAAAGTAGGTCGCACTGAGATCGTCCATGTTTCTGAGTACTAA
- the LOC106401020 gene encoding uncharacterized protein LOC106401020 isoform X2, producing the protein MAKQTIVLKIRMRCDKCRTKAFKIIAGTFGVMSVRLEREQGKLVVEGEQVEIAVLAQTLTKKVGRTEIVHVSEY; encoded by the exons ATGGCAAAG CAAACCATAGTGCTGAAAATTCGTATGAGGTGTGATAAATGCAGGACCAAAGCATTCAAGATCATAGCAGGAACATTTg GAGTTATGTCGGTGCGGTTGGAGAGAGAACAAGGGAAGCTTGTGGTGGAAGGAGAGCAAGTGGAGATAGCTGTGCTTGCCCAAACTCTGACGAAGAAAGTAGGTCGCACTGAGATCGTCCATGTTTCTGAGTACTAA
- the LOC106401018 gene encoding C2 and GRAM domain-containing protein At1g03370: MKLQVRVIEARNLPAMDLNGFSDPYVRLQLGKHRSRTKVVKKNLNPKWGDDFTFRVDDLKDELVVSVLDEDKYFNDDFVGQVRVPVSQVFDAENQSLGSVWYPLLPKKKGSKKDCGDILLGIWFSQKNSVVDLNSIADQRTSDVGMETSADPSTCASPCRSEDAASSSKDSQKSLAGRIAQIFQKNGSDAASAAPTPSISRSIDASEPSSEMSRSIFSLELSEDESSPASFEEVMKAMESRDQEVEFPSNLPGGILVDQLFMITPSDLNTVLFAPDSSFYASLTELQGTTEVQITPWKLENEGESAKRVVSYLKAATKLIKAVKGTEEQAYHKADGEVYSVLAIVSTPDVPFGSTFKVEVLYCISPGPDLPSGEQCSRLVISWRLNFLQSTMMKGMIENGARQGLKDSFEQYATLLAQNVKPVDSKDIGVNKEQALSSLHAEPQSDWKLAVQYFANFTVFSTFLIGVYVFVHIMLSLPSAIQGLEFSGLDLPDSIGEFVVSGVLVLQCERVLQLISRFMQARKQKGSDHGVKAHGDGWLLTVALIEGVDLAAVDPSGHCDPYIVFTSNGKTRTSSIKFQKSHPLWNEIFEFDAMADPPSVLNIEVYDFDGPFDEAVSLGHAEINFVRSNISDLADVWIPLQGKLAQACQSKLHLRIFLDHTGGGDVVRDYLTKMEKEVGKKINVRSPQTNSAFQKLFSLPQEEFLINDFTCHLKRKMPLQGRLFLSARIVGFYASLFGNKTKFFFLWEDIEDIQVLPPTLASMGSPTVVMTLRPNRGTDARIGAKTHDEEGRLKFHFHSFVSFNVAQKTIMALWKAKSLTPEQKVQAVEEESEQKLQSEESGSFLGIDDVRFSEVYSLTLSVPVSFFMELFGGGEVDRKAMERACCQSYSCSPWESEKADVYERQTYYRDKRISRYRGEVTSTQQKTLVPDKNGWLVEEVMTLHGVPLGDYFNLHLRYQMEEVASKPNTTYVRVYFGIEWLKSSRHQKRVTKNILVNLQDRLKMVFGFLEKEYSNRQQQQVA; encoded by the exons ATGAAGCTCCAGGTCCGAGTCATCGAAGCGAGGAACCTTCCCGCCATGGATCTCAACGGCTTCAGCGATCCTTACGTCAGGCTCCAGCTCGGCAAACACAGGTCCCGGACCAAAGTCGTTAAGAAGAACTTGAACCCCAAATGGGGCGACGACTTCACCTTCCGCGTCGACGATTTGAAAGACGAGCTCGTCGTCTCTGTTCTCGACGAGGATAAGTACTTCAACGACGACTTCGTTGGCCAGGTCCGTGTTCCCGTTTCTCAGGTCTTCGATGCCGAGAATCAGTCTCTTGGTAGTGTTTGGTATCCTCTTTTGCCTAAGAAGAAAGGCTCCAAGAAAGATTGTG GTGATATACTTCTAGGGATTTGGTTTAGTCAGAAGAACTCTGTTGTTGATTTGAACTCTATTGCGGATCAGAGGACTTCTGACGTGGGGATGGAGACTTCTGCTGATCCTTCCACTTGCGCCTCTCCTTGTAGATCCGAAGATGCTGCTTCATCTTCCAAGGACTCGCAGAAGTCATTAGCTGGAAGGATCGCTCAGATTTTTCAGAAGAATGGTTCTGATGCGGCTTCTGCAGCGCCTACACCGTCGATTAGCAGGAGCATTGACGCTTCTGAGCCATCGTCTGAGATGTCTAGATCAATCTTTTCCCTTGAGTTATCTGAAGATGAGTCGTCTCCCGCTTCATTTGAGGAAGTTATGAAGGCTATGGAGTCGAgagaccaggaagttgaatttcCTAGTAATCTACCGGGTGGGATCCTTGTTGATCAGTTGTTTATGATCACACCATCAGATCTTAACACTGTACTCTTTGCACCGGATTCGAGCTTCTATGCGTCGTTGACTGAGTTGCAAGGGACTACGGAGGTTCAGATTACACCGTGGAAGCTTGAAAACGAAGGTGAGAGTGCTAAGCGGGTTGTGAGTTACCTCAAGGCTGCGACTAAACTTATTAAAGCTGTCAAAGGCACAGAGGAGCAGGCCTATCACAAAGCGGATGGAGAGGTTTACTCTGTTTTAGCTATTGTGTCCACTCCTGATGTCCCGTTCGGAAGTACCTTTAAGGTTGAAGTGCTTTACTGCATCTCTCCTGGTCCCGACCTGCCTTCTGGGGAGCAGTGTTCCCGTTTGGTGATCTCATGGAGGTTGAATTTTCTTCAGAGCACGATGATGAAAGGTATGATAGAGAATGGAGCCAGGCAAGGGCTAAAAGACAGCTTCGAACAGTATGCAACCTTGTTGGCTCAAAATGTAAAGCCTGTGGATTCAAAGGACATTGGGGTGAACAAGGAGCAAGCTCTGTCTTCCTTGCACGCTGAACCCCAATCAGATTGGAAATTGGCAGTACAATATTTCGCCAACTTCACTGTGTTTTCCACTTTCTTGATCGGTGTGTATGTATTTGTACATATTATGTTGTCCTTACCTAGTGCAATCCAAGGGCTTGAGTTTAGTGGCCTTGATTTGCCGGATTCAATTGGAGAGTTTGTTGTTAGTGGGGTTCTCGTTCTTCAATGCGAAAGAGTATTGCAGTTGATTTCACGTTTCATGCAGGCAAGAAAACAGAAAG gcAGTGATCATGGCGTCAAAGCTCATGGAGATGGTTGGTTGCTAACTGTTGCTCTAATAGAGGGGGTCGATCTAGCAGCTGTAGATCCAAGCGGGCATTGTGATCCGTACATTGTATTTACTTCCAATGGGAAGACGAGAACCAGCTCCATCAAGTTCCAGAAATCTCATCCTCTATGGAATG AAATATTTGAGTTTGATGCGATGGCTGATCCTCCTTCTGTACTGAATATTGAAGTTTACGATTTCGACGGACCTTTCGACGAGGCTGTTTCATTGGGACATGCTGAGATAAACTTTGTGAGGTCTAATATATCTGATCTAGCTGATGTGTGGATTCCACTTCAAGGGAAACTGGCTCAGGCTTGTCAATCCAAACTGCACTTGAGGATATTCTTGGATCATACAggaggtggagatgttgttagAGACTATTTAACTAAGATGGAGAAAGAGGTGGGCAAGAAG ATTAATGTGCGGTCTCCTCAAACAAACTCAGCCTTTCAGAAGCTGTTTAGTCTCCCACAAGAAGAATTTTTGATTAATGACTTTACATGTCACTTAAAGAGGAAAATGCCTTTGCAG GGTCGTCTTTTCCTGTCTGCAAGAATAGTTGGATTTTACGCAAGCCTGTTTGGTAACAAAACGAAGTTCTTTTTCCTGTGGGAAGATATAGAGGATATTCAAGTGCTGCCTCCCACTCTTGCTTCGATGGGGAGTCCCACTGTCGTCATGACTCTCAGACCAAATAGAGGAACGGACGCGCGGATAGGCGCAAAAACACATGATGAGGAAGGCAGGCTTAAGTTCCATTTCCATTCATTTGTGTCTTTCAATGTGGCACAAAA GACAATAATGGCTCTGTGGAAAGCAAAATCCTTGACGCCAGAACAGAAAGTGCAAGCTGTTGAAGAGGAATCAGAACAGAAACTTCAAAGTGAAGAGAGTGGTTCGTTCTTGGGTATTGATGACGTCAGATTCTCTGAGGTCTACTCTTTGACTCTCTCTGTTCCG GTAAGTTTCTTTATGGAGTTGTTTGGTGGGGGTGAAGTAGATCGAAAGGCTATGGAGAGAGCTTGTTGCCAGAGCTATTCATGCAGCCCATGGGAGTCAGAGAAGGCTGATGTGTATGAGAGGCAGACATACTACAGAGATAAGAGGATATCACGTTATAGAGGAGAAGTAACAAGCACACAGCAAAAGACCCTTGTGCCAGATAAGAATGGGTGGCTTGTGGAAGAGGTCATGACTCTCCATGGAGTTCCGTTGGGAGACTATTTCAATCTCCATCTTAGATACCAGATGGAAGAAGTGGCCTCGAAGCCAAATACAACATATGTGCGAGTATACTTTGGGATTGAATGGCTAAAGAGCAGTAGACATCAGAAAAGGGTGACAAAGAACATCCTGGTAAACCTGCAGGATCGGCTCAAGATGGTATTTGGATTCTTGGAGAAGGAATATAGCAACAGACAACAGCAGCAAGTAgcatga